In the Salarias fasciatus chromosome 13, fSalaFa1.1, whole genome shotgun sequence genome, one interval contains:
- the col21a1 gene encoding collagen alpha-1(XXI) chain isoform X1, translating to MGYKATSAHCALRCLCFMLLHLFCAAQDEDLRSCRTAPCDLVFIVDGSWSVEDVNFEIVKRWLVNITTSFNIGQKFTQVGVVQYSDDPVLEIPLGKYSSNRDLIKAMESIQYMGGNTRTGTAINFATNKLFGLSERGPSGVSRIAVVLTDGKSQDEVVKAAEIARKKGVILFAIGVGSATEGAELRDIANKPSSTYVFSVEDYKAISRIIQVIRQKLCEETVCPAKIPVDSRDEKGFDILLHLNLAKKAKKTQGTFSGTKAYEVTSHVDLSATTRTLFPDGLPPSYVFVATLRYKGSVLIEEWDLWRIQTRDGKPQMAVTLNGVDRTVRFTTTSEAPSGTQTVTFSPQTARMLFDEKWHQLRLLVTEEDVTLYVDDLEIETLPLEPPVGIFINGKTQVGKYVTKETTVPFEIQKLRIYCDPEQNNRETACEIPGVCSNSPDDAEPPQEPCGCPPGPPGLPGMKGEAGSSGIPGQPGPAGADGKPGIPGIRGSPGLPGPPGAEGPRGPHGYKGEQGRPGVSGEMGIPGLPGPAGQPGEKGSMGLPGIAGLAGKAGPVGEKGSAGPPGPPGYPGEPGLSGRDGKPGFPGSPGQKGEAGASGIPGADGRQGHPGMPGLPGTAGLNGPKGEAGEPGLRGFKGSTGPPGEVGLPGAPGMKGPTGLKGKKGESGSPGIQGTPGPAGSAGEPGQAGQPGHPGMPGLKGSKGQKGNLGEKGEIGLKGDRGEQGRPGVPGSAGPVGLNGEKGTAGDPGQRGQEGQAGHPGQPGQSGPPGPRGQPGDTGPPGPPGPQGRSASETSDSHIRQICREILQAELPSLLLSNQRSSCSRCQSRPGSPGPPGPTGPQGLRGLPGLSGSTGQPGHPGRPGHPGPYGLKGEPGLRGEKGNPGRTTSGDQGPPGPPGPMGPQGYSKPGPPGKPGSPGINGAEGKSGNPGIPGQPGVCDPSMCYGGMMRRDPYSKGPSY from the exons ATGGGTTATAAAGCCACATCCGCGCATTGTGCCTTAAGATGCCTGTGCTTCATGCTTCTCCATttgttttgtgcagctcaaGATGAAGATTTAAGAA GTTGTAGGACTGCACCGTGTGATTTGGTCTTTATAGTCGACGGTTCTTGGAGTGTGGAAGATGTCAATTTTGAAATTGTGAAGCGGTGGCTCGTCAATATAACCACAAGCTTCAACATTGGACAGAAATTTACCCAAGTTGGAGTTGTCCAGTACAGCGATGACCCTGTTTTAGAGATCCCTCTGGGGAAATACTCGTCCAACAGAGACCTCATCAAGGCGATGGAGTCCATTCAGTACATGGGAGGAAACACGAGGACAGGGACGGCCATTAACTTCGCCACAAACAAACTCTTTGGTCTGTCCGAGCGCGGCCCTTCGGGCGTTTCCAGGATAGCCGTCGTCCTCACAGACGGGAAATCCCAAGATGAAGTTGTGAAAGCAGCCGAGATAGCGAGGAAAAAAGGAGTCATTCTGTTTGCCATTGGTGTCGGTTCAGCGACGGAAGGAGCTGAACTGAGGGACATTGCCAACAAGCCGTCCTCTACCTATGTCTTCTCTGTTGAGGACTACAAAGCCATCTCCAGGATCATACAAGTCATACGGCAGAAGCTGTGTGAAG aaactgtctgtccagcCAAGATTCCTGTCGATTCCCGAGATGAGAAGGGCTTTGATATTCTGTTACACTTAAACTTGgctaaaaaagcaaaaaagacacAAGGAACGTTTTCCGGCACGAAGGCCTACGAAGTCACATCTCATGTTGACCTGAGTGCAACGACAAG AACCCTTTTCCCGGACGGCCTGCCGCCATCGTACGTGTTTGTGGCGACGCTGAGGTACAAAGGCTCGGTGCTGATCGAGGAGTGGGACCTGTGGAGAATACAGACTCGCGACGGGAAGCCTCAGATGGCGGTGACTCTAAACGGCGTGGACCGCACTGTCAGGTTCACCACCACCAGCGAGGCACCGAGCGGAACTCAGACGGTCACGTTCTCACCACAGACGGCGAGG ATGCTGTTCGATGAGAAATGGCACCAGCTGCGGCTGCTTGTCACTGAAGAGGATGTGACCCTGTACGTTGACGATCTGGAGATCGAAACTTTGCCACTGGAGCCTCCTGTCGGCATTTTCATCAATGGAAAAACTCAAGTGGGAAAGTATGTCACAAAGGAAACTACGGTGCCG tttgaAATTCAGAAGCTGCGCATTTACTGCGACCCTGAGCAGAACAACCGCGAGACTGCGTGTGAAATACCTGGAGTC TGCTCCAACAGTCCTGATGATGCTGAGCCGCCACAGGAACCTTGCGGTTGCCctcctggaccacctggactTCCAGGAATGAAG GGAGAAGCAGGAAGTTCGGGCATACCTGGGCAGCCTGGACCTGCTGGTGCTGATGGTAAGCCT GGGATCCCCGGCATTAGAGGAAGTCCAGGCCTTCCAGGTCCACCAGGGGCAGAG GGGCCACGCGGACCACACGGCTACAAGGGCGAACAAGGACGGCCTGGTGTTTCG GGTGAGATGGGTATACCCGGATTACCAGGACCAGCTGGACAACCAGGAGAGAAG GGTTCCATGGGATTGCCAGGAATTGCTGGGTTAGCTGGAAAAGCTGGTCCAGTG GGAGAAAAGGGAAGCGCTGGACCTCCGGGGCCTCCTGGGTACCCGGGAGAACCT GGTCTGTCTGGCAGGGACGGAAAGCCGGGTTTTCCTGGGAGTCCCGGTCAAAAG GGAGAAGCCGGAGCCAGTGGTATTCCTGGAGCAGATGGAAGACAAGGCCATCCT GGCATGCCCGGTTTGCCAGGGACTGCAGGACTAAATGGGCCAAAG GGAGAAGCCGGTGAGCCTGGATTGAGGGGATTCAAAGGATCAACAGGACCACCT GGTGAAGTGGGTTTACCTGGCGCACCTGGGATGAAAGGACCGACTGGACTCAAG GGAAAGAAGGGTGAAAGTGGAAGTCCGGGAATACAAGGAACACCAGGACCGGCG GGAAGTGCAGGCGAGCCGGGACAAGCAGGTCAACCGGGGCATCCGGGCATGCCGGGCCTGAAGGGAAGCAAG ggGCAAAAGGGAAACCtgggagaaaaaggagaaata GGACTGAAGGGGGACAGAGGAGAACAGGGACGGCCCGGAGTTCCT GGGTCTGCTGGTCCAGTGGGACTGAACGGGGAG AAAGGGACAGCAGGGGACCCGGGGCAGAGAGGTCAGGAAGGTCAAGCGGGCCATCCCGGACAGCCAGGACAGTCGGGCCCGCCGGGTCCCAGAGGGCAGCCGGGGGACACCGGCCCCCCGGGACCACCTGGACCTCAAGGAAGATCA GCGAGTGAAACGTCCGACAGCCACATCCGGCAGATCTGCAGGGAGATCCTCCAGG CCGAGCTGCCCTCGTTGTTGCTGAGCAACCagcggagcagctgcagcaggtgtcaGAGCCGTCCTGGATCTCCTGGTCCGCCTGGTCCGACTGGGCCCCAGGGACTGAGAGGCCTTCCTGGACTGAGCGGCTCCACCGGACAGCCGGGCCACCCGGGCCGGCCCGGTCATCCCGGGCCTTATGGGCTCAAAG GAGAACCAGGTCTGAGAGGTGAGAAGGGGAACCCTGGAAGAACCACGTCCGGAGACCAAGGGCCGCCTGGACCTCCAG GTCCGATGGGTCCTCAGGGGTACAGCAAGCCAGGCCCTCCAGGGAAGCCTGGATCCCCTGGTATTAACGGAGCGGAGGGCAAAAGTGGGAATCCCGGCATCCCCGGCCAGCCCGGAGTGTGCGACCCATCCATGTGCTACGGTGGCATGATGAGGCGGGATCCCTACAGCAAGGGTCCGAGCTATTGA
- the col21a1 gene encoding collagen alpha-1(XXI) chain isoform X2: MGYKATSAHCALRCLCFMLLHLFCAAQDEDLRSCRTAPCDLVFIVDGSWSVEDVNFEIVKRWLVNITTSFNIGQKFTQVGVVQYSDDPVLEIPLGKYSSNRDLIKAMESIQYMGGNTRTGTAINFATNKLFGLSERGPSGVSRIAVVLTDGKSQDEVVKAAEIARKKGVILFAIGVGSATEGAELRDIANKPSSTYVFSVEDYKAISRIIQVIRQKLCEETVCPAKIPVDSRDEKGFDILLHLNLAKKAKKTQGTFSGTKAYEVTSHVDLSATTRTLFPDGLPPSYVFVATLRYKGSVLIEEWDLWRIQTRDGKPQMAVTLNGVDRTVRFTTTSEAPSGTQTVTFSPQTARMLFDEKWHQLRLLVTEEDVTLYVDDLEIETLPLEPPVGIFINGKTQVGKYVTKETTVPFEIQKLRIYCDPEQNNRETACEIPGVCSNSPDDAEPPQEPCGCPPGPPGLPGMKGEAGSSGIPGQPGPAGADGKPGIPGIRGSPGLPGPPGAEGPRGPHGYKGEQGRPGVSGEMGIPGLPGPAGQPGEKGSMGLPGIAGLAGKAGPVGEKGSAGPPGPPGYPGEPGLSGRDGKPGFPGSPGQKGEAGASGIPGADGRQGHPGMPGLPGTAGLNGPKGEAGEPGLRGFKGSTGPPGEVGLPGAPGMKGPTGLKGKKGESGSPGIQGTPGPAGSAGEPGQAGQPGHPGMPGLKGSKGQKGNLGEKGEIGLKGDRGEQGRPGVPGSAGPVGLNGEGQQGTRGREVRKVKRAIPDSQDSRARRVPEGSRGTPAPRDHLDLKEDQRVKRPTATSGRSAGRSSRPSCPRCC, translated from the exons ATGGGTTATAAAGCCACATCCGCGCATTGTGCCTTAAGATGCCTGTGCTTCATGCTTCTCCATttgttttgtgcagctcaaGATGAAGATTTAAGAA GTTGTAGGACTGCACCGTGTGATTTGGTCTTTATAGTCGACGGTTCTTGGAGTGTGGAAGATGTCAATTTTGAAATTGTGAAGCGGTGGCTCGTCAATATAACCACAAGCTTCAACATTGGACAGAAATTTACCCAAGTTGGAGTTGTCCAGTACAGCGATGACCCTGTTTTAGAGATCCCTCTGGGGAAATACTCGTCCAACAGAGACCTCATCAAGGCGATGGAGTCCATTCAGTACATGGGAGGAAACACGAGGACAGGGACGGCCATTAACTTCGCCACAAACAAACTCTTTGGTCTGTCCGAGCGCGGCCCTTCGGGCGTTTCCAGGATAGCCGTCGTCCTCACAGACGGGAAATCCCAAGATGAAGTTGTGAAAGCAGCCGAGATAGCGAGGAAAAAAGGAGTCATTCTGTTTGCCATTGGTGTCGGTTCAGCGACGGAAGGAGCTGAACTGAGGGACATTGCCAACAAGCCGTCCTCTACCTATGTCTTCTCTGTTGAGGACTACAAAGCCATCTCCAGGATCATACAAGTCATACGGCAGAAGCTGTGTGAAG aaactgtctgtccagcCAAGATTCCTGTCGATTCCCGAGATGAGAAGGGCTTTGATATTCTGTTACACTTAAACTTGgctaaaaaagcaaaaaagacacAAGGAACGTTTTCCGGCACGAAGGCCTACGAAGTCACATCTCATGTTGACCTGAGTGCAACGACAAG AACCCTTTTCCCGGACGGCCTGCCGCCATCGTACGTGTTTGTGGCGACGCTGAGGTACAAAGGCTCGGTGCTGATCGAGGAGTGGGACCTGTGGAGAATACAGACTCGCGACGGGAAGCCTCAGATGGCGGTGACTCTAAACGGCGTGGACCGCACTGTCAGGTTCACCACCACCAGCGAGGCACCGAGCGGAACTCAGACGGTCACGTTCTCACCACAGACGGCGAGG ATGCTGTTCGATGAGAAATGGCACCAGCTGCGGCTGCTTGTCACTGAAGAGGATGTGACCCTGTACGTTGACGATCTGGAGATCGAAACTTTGCCACTGGAGCCTCCTGTCGGCATTTTCATCAATGGAAAAACTCAAGTGGGAAAGTATGTCACAAAGGAAACTACGGTGCCG tttgaAATTCAGAAGCTGCGCATTTACTGCGACCCTGAGCAGAACAACCGCGAGACTGCGTGTGAAATACCTGGAGTC TGCTCCAACAGTCCTGATGATGCTGAGCCGCCACAGGAACCTTGCGGTTGCCctcctggaccacctggactTCCAGGAATGAAG GGAGAAGCAGGAAGTTCGGGCATACCTGGGCAGCCTGGACCTGCTGGTGCTGATGGTAAGCCT GGGATCCCCGGCATTAGAGGAAGTCCAGGCCTTCCAGGTCCACCAGGGGCAGAG GGGCCACGCGGACCACACGGCTACAAGGGCGAACAAGGACGGCCTGGTGTTTCG GGTGAGATGGGTATACCCGGATTACCAGGACCAGCTGGACAACCAGGAGAGAAG GGTTCCATGGGATTGCCAGGAATTGCTGGGTTAGCTGGAAAAGCTGGTCCAGTG GGAGAAAAGGGAAGCGCTGGACCTCCGGGGCCTCCTGGGTACCCGGGAGAACCT GGTCTGTCTGGCAGGGACGGAAAGCCGGGTTTTCCTGGGAGTCCCGGTCAAAAG GGAGAAGCCGGAGCCAGTGGTATTCCTGGAGCAGATGGAAGACAAGGCCATCCT GGCATGCCCGGTTTGCCAGGGACTGCAGGACTAAATGGGCCAAAG GGAGAAGCCGGTGAGCCTGGATTGAGGGGATTCAAAGGATCAACAGGACCACCT GGTGAAGTGGGTTTACCTGGCGCACCTGGGATGAAAGGACCGACTGGACTCAAG GGAAAGAAGGGTGAAAGTGGAAGTCCGGGAATACAAGGAACACCAGGACCGGCG GGAAGTGCAGGCGAGCCGGGACAAGCAGGTCAACCGGGGCATCCGGGCATGCCGGGCCTGAAGGGAAGCAAG ggGCAAAAGGGAAACCtgggagaaaaaggagaaata GGACTGAAGGGGGACAGAGGAGAACAGGGACGGCCCGGAGTTCCT GGGTCTGCTGGTCCAGTGGGACTGAACGGGGAG GGACAGCAGGGGACCCGGGGCAGAGAGGTCAGGAAGGTCAAGCGGGCCATCCCGGACAGCCAGGACAGTCGGGCCCGCCGGGTCCCAGAGGGCAGCCGGGGGACACCGGCCCCCCGGGACCACCTGGACCTCAAGGAAGATCA GCGAGTGAAACGTCCGACAGCCACATCCGGCAGATCTGCAGGGAGATCCTCCAGG CCGAGCTGCCCTCGTTGTTGCTGA